TCGGCGTTGCCCAGCATGCCTTCGACCAGACCCTCGACTATGTCTCGCGCCGTATCCAATTCGGTCGCACGATCGGCTCGTTCCAGGCGATCAAACACCGGCTCGCCGACCTGCTGACCCAGGTCGAACTGACCCGCTCTGCGGTGTACGGCGCAGCCTGGCAGCTCGCCGGTGATCCCGAAAGTCGCCGTACGGCTATGGATCTCGCCGTCGCCGCGGCACTGGCAGCCGACACCGCGGCCGCGATGACCAAGGCGGCAGTGCAACTGCACGGCGGTATCGCGATCACCTGGGAGCACTGGGCGCACCGGTATCTGCGGCGCGCGCACTCGGTGGTGGCGCTGACCGGGGGAGCGGCCGGGCACCGGCGGCGGCTGGCGGAACTTGTCGATCTCGAGGACGGTGAGCGTGTCCGATAGCACCGAAGAACAGTGGGCCGGTCCGTATTTCGTCGGGCGCACGCTGATCGAACCGACGATCGCGGCTTGGGGCACTGCGGAGCAACAGCAGCGGTACCTGCCCGGTATCGGTGACGGCGTCGATGTCTGGTGTCAGCTGTTCAGCGAACCGGGCGCGGGATCGGATCTGGCGAGCCTGGCCACCCGGGCCCGCCAGGCTGAAGGCACCTGGACTGTCGACGGGCAGAAGGTCTGGAGTTCGTTCGCGAACCTCGCCCGCTACGGCATGCTGCTCGCGCGCACCGACCCGGATCAGCCCAAACACCAAGGCATCACCTGTTTCCTGCTCGACATGCAATCGCCGGGTGTAACCGTGCGCCCGCTACGGCAGCTGACCGGCGAGGAGCATTTCTGCGAGGTGTTCCTCGACGCGGTCGTGGTGCCCGACGAAGCTCGGCTCGGGCCGGTCGGCGCGGGCTGGCGGGTCGCGATGTCCACGCTGAGTGCCGAAAGATCTGGTCTCTCAGGAAGTTCCGCGGCCGGT
This DNA window, taken from Nocardia sp. XZ_19_385, encodes the following:
- a CDS encoding acyl-CoA dehydrogenase family protein, producing the protein MSDSTEEQWAGPYFVGRTLIEPTIAAWGTAEQQQRYLPGIGDGVDVWCQLFSEPGAGSDLASLATRARQAEGTWTVDGQKVWSSFANLARYGMLLARTDPDQPKHQGITCFLLDMQSPGVTVRPLRQLTGEEHFCEVFLDAVVVPDEARLGPVGAGWRVAMSTLSAERSGLSGSSAAGGVPLAPVLAAARHSEGWADPVLRDRLMTLLVTERALELTNLRAQGGTRNSAHGSITKLAQSELSQRITELGYELAGAAAACTAEDALTPEAYALLDSRRLTIAGGTSEIQRTIIAERVLGLDREPDPDRGRAWSEVRRG